The Drosophila sechellia strain sech25 chromosome 2R, ASM438219v1, whole genome shotgun sequence nucleotide sequence AGAGAGAACAAAAGTAGAAAAGACTTATGCAGCTAGGAGTACTATGATCAACCTTATACTTTTGTGACTAATacactgtttttttttttttttttttaatttcaggCTTCTTTGGTAATGGATCCTTGTGCCAGGAGCGTCAGCATCAAAACTCTGAATTCCTGATTGTCAGCCATGGTGTGATGATCGCTCGCGTTCCGCTAAACGGACGTAATGTCCGGCCCATTTCGATGGCCCAGATGGCCATTGGTCTAGACAAAGATTGCGTGGAGGGCCGCGTCTACTGGGGCGATATTTCGACCAAGAAGATCGTGAGCGCCAAATACGACAGCACTGATCTGCGACCGTTTATCACCACTGGTAGGATACAATTATTGTTGGCCGAAAGCAAATGCCTAACCCATTATTCTCCTCAGATATTGAATCTCCCGAGGGTATTGCCATTGATGTGATCTCGCGACGCCTTTATTGGGCGGACTCAGAAAAGGATACCATTGAGGTGGCCAGCCTGGACGACCCTTCCTTGCGGACAGTGATCATCAACAAGCAGCTCGTCAACCCCCGTGGTATTGCTGTGGATCCCTACAGGGAGTAAGTCCTGGTTTCAACACCATTTGCAAACTGCCCTCTAACGGTATGATTTACCAGGAAACTGTTCTGGTCGGATTGGGACCGCGAATCACCCAAGATCGAGATGTCTAACCTGGACGGCACTGGTCGAGAACTTCTGCTGGGCAAGGATGCTGTCACTCTGCCCAACTCCTTGGTGGTGCTTGAGAACTCCGGCGAGGTGTGCTACGCGGATGCGGGAACCAAAAAGGTGGAGTGCATCGAGCCACAAAACCGCCAAATCCGCACCATCTCCAACCAACTGACTTATCCCTTCGGCATTACCTTCACGCACGATCAGTTCTACTGGACGGACTGGACCACGTGAGTTCTTTGCATTGCTTTGGTTCAGGAATCGATACTAACAGGAATATTTTATGTAGGAAAAAAGTGGAGATCGTTGACAGCTTGGGAGCACGGCAGACGCCCATTCAGCCGCCCTTCTTTGGCAGCCACAAGATGTACGGCATGACAGTCGTGGAGCAGCACTGCCCGCAGTACCAGAGTCCCTGCCAGATCAGCAACGGCGGATGCACGGACTCCCGGCTCTGCCTGGTCAACCGACAGGCTCCGTCCGGAAAGAGCTGCAAGTGCACCAGCGCCTCCACAGGATGCACCGTGCCGGCGCCCGGCTACTAAGTCTATTTTAAATGCAAACTGAAATTATTTTTCGATACGTATACAATCATATAAAAAGCAAGTTAACCAAAGCGCGGAAGGGTATCGaagtaaactaaactaaattaacTTAACTAACTAGGAGTGCCTGTGTGCCATTTCAAAGAAGAATAAAGAATAAAGAGAAAAGAATAAAGAGAAACCAGCTAGAAATTTAGCCAGAATTTAAGTGCTTGGGAGAAGCGTTTCTTAGATCCaatgttcaaaaaataattcaataGTTAATTCAAGAAAATCGTTATATAACCGTCTTTACTCCCCTGAGCTAAAGGCAAATTCTTACATAAATTACTTTTTATAAGACCGAATGCAAGTTCAGCTTTGTCGACAAATAAATTgaactaaaaaacaaaattcttTGTTCGGGATCCCAAATCAATATTCAAAATCTTACGATGATTGAAGCTCTATAACAAATTGGATGTGATGTAATCAAAAAGTCGAATATTTATTTCCAACTATAGTTTGAGTTTATTGTGAGTTCTGCTCGGCATGCCTTAAAGAGCAAGGCGCCGATAAATATTACAGCAAGTTTATACCCTAGTCCGCACTAATCGTATCTCTAATGCCGCAGACAATGCCAATTGCGGCTCAGTTAACTACTTTTGTACATTGAGACATCGATTTGATCTATGTGGCCTATGTGGTTGCAGATGTACAGATTCATTCAGTAGTATACGGAACTATATATGTCTATATAAATAGGTTTCTGGGGTGCTAGGCATAAGCTAAACTAGGTATTCCCTCGAGACACTGGAATGCATTTCATCGTCATCGTTGACTAAAATTTCCTTATAAAACTGACGTAAGTGCTTTAACTAACATTTTTGTGAGTGTGAATGTTTGTGTGGTATGTGGCATGTGGTTGAGTAGGTACATAgtttgctttaattaatttctaaAGAGCCTATAGCTGGGATCGAATTGAGTTACACTTTGCTACAGGGTTGTGTTAGATGCGAACGCTGGTTCACATAGCTCATTGAATTTGGTACAGTTTCCGATACTTGATCCTTGGTTCGAACTAGCCTTAAATAGTTAACTCTAAACTCTATATCTAAATTCTGTTGTCTTTCGAATTAAGTTTTGTTCATAAAGTTCTAGtagtttgttttcctttttttaagttttaatgCATGGTTGGTTCTTACTCACATAGTTTATATACAAAttctttgatttattttactatatgtatacatatttcTGTTGGTTTTGTAAAGCATTAGAGTATACCAAAGCCCGTTCCAATTTATGTTATGAAAACCGTTTCACTTTCTGGTTTGTTTTTCTCCTTCTTTCTCTCCTATAATTACGTAAAACACTCCTAGTAGTTTTACAAAATGTGAATCTGAATGTGTGTATAGTACAAGACATCGATAGCACCttcatatatgtatctatatggGGTTATAAGTGGGTCAGAGGAAGATCCTCCCGAAGGAAGGGGAAGCTAAACCGAGCTGAAGCCCAACTAAGTGGTCATACCTAAGGTATATACATGGTTTTTGCGTTAAAGCCCGATCTATTTGATAGTTTGCTACATCTGGCTTAGAACTAGGCATCCGATATATACAGTTATACAGTTTTCTCAATCATCTTCCCACCTATCCAATAGTTTAACTACATTTGTTGTTCCCAAAACACAATTTGCCGCGGCTTCCTTTGTGCAAAGCTGACATGTTCATAGCTTACAACTAATTTGCAAAACATgcaatatacaatatatgcCTACTCCCTAGCGATAAACTGATAAGCACGCGCCACTCCCTAGTGATCTATTAAACGTACGAGACTAATCTAATGGGACTCGAAGTGGACTAACCGGGAACGCACACCACAGACAGCCTTTGGGGTGGGTGGGTTTATTTGGCTGGGTTCCTAATACTTTCGCTCTGCCTAGAACTTATCTCTAcgggtgtgtctgtgtgtgctgGCCGTATTCTATATCCACTTGTTTTTCGACATGGAGGAGCGGAGTCGGCGCCCCCACATCAGGTTGTATCATACGATCGTTCCCTGCAAATGCTGTGGCGATGACACCTGAGATGACTGCTGTCCCAGCGAGTCCTGTGCTTGCAGTGATCCACTGGCGCCCGATGAGGTACTTGGTCCGGGTCCCAGGTCAGCAGTATTGATGGCCAGTGAGGAGCCACCACCCAGCATGCCTCCGGTGGAGGAACCTGCTCCAGATGGGTTAATGCCAcctccaccgccaccgcctAACACACAGGGCACACCTAACATGGGTGTGGGCTCCTCGGGCGGTGTCACCTGCAAGGATATCTGGTTCTGAGGGAGAGAACAGGAAGTTAGCCTTATGGTTAATTACACAGATCACTATGGCACCCACCTCCATGCCGATGCTACCGTTTAGGGATATCTTAATGGGATTACTATGGTTCGTTGCCTGCATGAGGGTAGTGAAGTGGCTAATGCCGATCTCTTCCAGCGACGACTTTCTCCGGCCGTGGCTGACGCCCACGCTGGGAAGGCCCTGTCGCAGGGACGAGGATCGACGCAGCAGGATATCGTTGTCGATCTGCAATGGGAACAAGCACGGGAAATATCCACCAAGATTGGCGATAATTAATGGGGTTAGTAAGCCCAAGAAAGATGTACTTTGATACCAACGAAACTCAATTACGTTTACACATACAAATTGGCAATTGTTGCAGTAACAGCTACAGTCACTCAAAGAACTAAACGAACACATAAAGAAGAAACACATGAACGTCAACTCGTAATGCGGCTCGATGGTGGGGCTAATTTGTTTTAAACTTGGACACTTAAATGAAACGTGTCTAATATTTCATGAGTTTCCTTGTTTTAGTGATTCTTCTCTGGGTGCGGACTATGACTACGGTTTGCTGTTGTAGTTGattgttgcagttgttttgcggttgctgctgtagattgttgcagttgcagttgctgccgTGCTTGTTTGGAGGGGTGATCTGCGGCTTAATTTTGTGTTCCCATAATTTTGATGCTAAGTGTGAGAGTGCAAATGCTGTCCCACAAATGGGACAAGCAACAAAGTGAACACATTCGTTTGTCTAGCCAATTGGTTAAGAAATCAACAATTTGAGTTAAACTCAATGGAGGACTATTAATCTTGTGTCATAGATCATTAATAATCGCAGCATAaaggaaatttaattttgtggTCGTAAACTAAACTCAAATGTTAAAATGTAACAAACAAACGTGGAAACGTGAATCGAATCAAACGAACAAACATAGAGAAGGAAATCGGTGGCGTGTGTTTGGTGTGTGGGTGTAATAGGAATAATAGCCAACCCGCAATGAGTTACTCCGTCCTCGCTGATTGCCAACCACCGTCGGACTGTCGGGTAGAGAAAGAGAATTCGATTTAATTTGCTGCATCGGGGGACTACAGCGCTGCGAGGATGATCCATACCCGGCCAAGGTCTGAACGCTCTGCATTTGCATGGGGTTCAATCCGGCAATGCCGGATCCTCGACGCGATCCAGCCCCGACGGCGGTGTTGGCCATGTTCATGTTCATCTGCGGCATCTGAGGGCCGCATGTGGCACCCAGGTTGATGTTCGAGCAGAACGAGATGTTCGACTTGCGGCGCGAGTTGTGTCGCTCGAAGGTCTTTTGGGCAGAGAACGGCGACGGCCTCACCAAGTATCTAATggaaaatttacaaaataaaaccaatttaGAAGAGCATTTTCTACGAGGTCTACGAGTAGAGGTATGGATGTTTTCTACTCATGGCATCATACTCATTATACCTTATCAACAGTTAACTGtataaaataatttcttaGAAAAGTATGATATTACTCACATGAGATCGCCTTCCTCCAGTTTGAGATCACAGCTCGGGTTGATTATCACATAGGACAGGTGGTTGCGTTTCTCGCTCACATCGTCGTAGTCGATTGTGGGTAGATTCAGAGACTCCATCCGACTTCGCACGAGATTCGCGATCTCCGCCCGCTCGATCTGCTGGGCATGGTTATCCCTCGCCTCGTCGGCCAGATTGATGGAGTACTAAAAGATTGAAGTACTTGCTCAGCACACTATCTTAAGGTAAACCATTTACAGGATGTTACAGGCCAGTTGGGTTTCCCACTTGCaataattgaattgaattttaaCGAAAGTGTAGTACACTTCACGAACCAAACCATGCCCAATAAGAGACTTTAACAGAAAACCCAAAGAGGCCCGCATAAGAATGTGCTAGCTGATCCTGAGTGTGTGTTATTGTTGTGCGAAAATGCAGACGAGACCGATGGGCAGCATCGTCCCTTGCTGGTTTAGTTGTTTTAGTTGTAGTGAATCATGCTACCATACAAAGAACATCATGCTGCAGAAGCCGGAATGATATCAAGACGGACCTACCTGAAACCAAACTTAAATGGCACCCCCTAACCCAGTTGATTGATTGAAATCGAAAATGGAGAATGCTGTTGAGTGGGGCGCTACTTACGGATGATCCTTTGCGCTCCGAGCAACCGCCCAGGCAGTTGACCGACCGCTGGCGTTGCGGCTGAGGCCGGAAGCTGCTGGCGCCACCTGTTGCCGACCCAGGCGGACGGTAGGTGACCCCGCGCAGCATTTCCGTCGAGTCCTTCGTCGAGTCGGGCGTGCCGGTCTCCTCGTCGTACTGAGGCATGCCCATGATTAGTTTGGTGTATGCAAATTCGAGTTCAATGAGTTCGGTTAAACACAAAATgatttacatatttaattggtttttaattgaaatggcaAATTGCTTTCACTGCTCTCAGTGTTCGagtatgcatgtgtgtgtgagagagagTATCAGTGTGTGGTATGGTGACTGAGTTGTGGCCTTAGCAAAATGGTTAACATTTAGGTTGTTTAGGCATGCCGTGGGGAGGAAACACGCAAAAGTTTGTTTCCCCCTTCCGCTAACGGTTGAATCAAAAATTTTAAGAACTGAAAACACGcgatttattgatttaaaaaGCCAGAAAGCAAAAAGTTTCTCAACCAAAATCGATAAAAACTCTATGGAAACGGTGCTGGGCAAGCTATTGGCGGTTGTTTCTCAACTGGGAAATAGAGAAAACAAAGTTTCTACCATTGGGACGACATTTCACCTACGTTCGGAGGTTTTTCAAGtctaattaaattaagttttttttcgTGTTTGCCAATTAACCCAAAATTGTTTGCCCATCCCCCATGCGTTTGGCTCTTATTGATTTTCAAATCGAGCGAGCATTTTTAATGAGCAATCAGCGTGCGCATCTGGGCAGGGACAAAAACTTTGAGTAATTGGGGAGTTGTTCGTTCAATGCCACAGAATGGGTTAGAAAGAGTCACAACTGCAAGGCCTGGCACAATAAGCAAATGCAATCAGCTAATTAAAAGGCGGCATGCACACAGCAACGGAAACAAAATCGGAAGGAAaacaaaactgaaactgaagccAAATTAAAGCCGGGAAAGCCAAGCATGCAGCAGCCAACAGGTCACGCAAAAAGGACCAACAGGATGGGATTGGAGGTACCACTACCCACTCCCAGGAACAACAACACTACGACTAGACTACACACAGTTACACACAACGAATTGGTGGCCAGACTAAAGGGGCAGGCATATGAGAATGTATGAAGTGTGGCTGGTGTTTCGGTATTTCATTGGTATTTcgtttgttttcgttttcattttcattttcgcttTTTCTTATTTGCTTTTCGCTTTGGGGAACTCACTGCGTGCGTGTGCGTCAGGTCCAATACAAACGCAAATCAATTGTTCAATTGGTACAGCGGGGCGTATGTGTAATTTGTATGAGTAATTTCATTGGTCTAATCTAATATGCTCACAGAATGCTGGCTAATGGTTCGTCTGTCTGATCTGTTATCCTATCGAATGATGAATGCTGTGACGGCAAAACTTAATCCAAAAACGAAACGGGCGATTGGGGTATGAGCGGATAACTTGCGGCCTGATTTGCAGCAAGGTCAGAGCTACtggaaaagtaaacaaaataagGAGGGCAATctaacggaaacggaaactgcaatgggagtgggagtcgtaatcggaatcggaatcagaATCAGCACGCTATGCTTTGTATAAATGAGTATATTCTGGTATGTAGGAGTTTACTTTAAAGGGAGCGAGTCGTTGCTAATAGCGTCAATCAATCTTATAGTATATATGTTTTAAGGATAAATCTAAATCTTTACCATCTCGGCCGTTTACGATTACAAATTGAAaggattatatatatttgaatatatatatatatatatttatatatttatagagagagagagagagcgagagagggaAACAGGTATATGTATGCACTTAACATTATTCGAGGTAAATATGCAAACTTCGTATGATGAACAGACTTGAGACTCAATGCAGTTAGTAGTAAAGCGTAAGCGTGTGATTTATAACACAAAACCCAAAAGTAAACCAACTGAGGAATAGTGAAACTAAAAACCGAATCGAACCGAACACAATCAAAAGAACTTCGATTAGGCCTCGTCGTCACCTGGGGAACTCAATTAGTTAATTTGCAAATGAAGTTAAAAAGTTATCGTTTTCTGTTTAATTTGCTTTTCGCTGTGTTTCGGTGTGTGTACCTAATCGCAGCTCGAGATGCGAACAAGTGAGCAAAGACAAGTAAAAGGCTATAGTTAGAGTAGAGCTAGGAAGATAGAGTTAGACATAGAGAAACAGAGAGATATAGTCAGGCTAAGTGTGGACTGGTGAGTGAGTGGAGTGAGCGTGTTAGTTGGGTTAGAAACAAATGTCTCTCGAGTGTCCTGCAGAGCCGTCCCCCTTTTTCTTTAGTTGGGATCGGATGCGCGGTCTAGAAGTTTGATCTTGGGATCTGATCTTGAGATTTGctattgtttgttttgccttGGACTCACCGATGGACGCAAGCGCACACAATGCCTGCTGAAGGCCGAGAAGGGTCCCCATCTCTCGACCGGCGAGTTACTCACATGAGACGTGTCCGCATTCGAGGTGTCCTGCGTGCGGTAAATGCCAATGGGTATTTCGCAGGTGGTGGAGCACAGCTTCTGGTACAGCCGACCATAGGTGCGTATCCACATGTCGTCCTTGGTGATGCGCATCTGCGGATGAAAAAGTTGAGACAAATCGCTTTTCATCACCTGATTGGCACTAACCGAGGTCAAGAACCCACTGCCCGGCGCCTGGTCAAtgcccagcagcagccgcacaAAGGTAATCACATAGTCCTTCACGAAGGCCTGGTACAGCAGGGTGTCCAACATGGAGGCACTGAACACGGCTCCTGCGGCAAAGGGCAGACGGAACATATAGGAGATGTGCGACCCGCGCTCCTTCTCGCGCTGCAATTAAGTGAGCGGCAAATTAACCAAATGTCAACTGAAAGGGGGGCGGGGGGCCAACGCGCTACCGACCTTCTCCATTTTGCTCAGATGGAGGGCATACTTGTCGTGGGCCCGGAACTGCATGAACCTCATGTTGGAGCTCTGCGACAGCTCGGTAATGCTCTTGATGCTGGGAAAGAATCTACAAAGAGGCAGGACGGTGTCCAAGCTGTTTCAGTTAAGCTAACTATCACTTACTTGAACATATTCTGCACGGCCACTATGGTGTTGCAGTCTGAGAGGGAGTCCTCCTCGGCCGAATTGGAGAGCTCCTTGTTGACCACCACCACACTTTCTGCCAAAGTGATGCCAGCCCTCAGCAGATCGTCCAGGCAGTCGATCGACCCCAGCATCCAGTAGACCTGCGACCAAGTAGAATTAGAATGCACCAACAAATTTAGAATTTTACAGCCTACCAAAGGAAAGTAAGACAACGCATCTAGGAAGGCCACATCTGGCCTTCTCTCCAGGAGCAGGATGATGGGATTCAGCGAGGTCTTCGATCGGAAGTGAGCTCTTAGCGGGATGATGAAGTTGTATATGCCATTGGAGGCGTAATCCGCAGCCAGGATAATCGTCTTGTTCTGCCACTGGTATTCCTTTGCGTTTCGATAGCTGCAGTGCTCGCAGACCTGCGAAAGAGATTGGTTTTCCTCCAAATGAAATGGTCTGGCCCAAGGACTGTCATAGCGACCCACCTGAGCCAACTGCAGACAGCAGAGCGGCTTCTTCTCTTTGAGCAAGTAGCAGAGCGTGGGACTAACGCCAATGAAGGGTGAAACAGGTGGAAACCCCTTGACGATGCTGGAATGGCAGACGACTCTGGGTTAGACGTGAGCTCCCCGTGGACAAGGCGATGGGCGACAGGTTTTAAGGTGGGTGGTGAGATGTGCGGGTGGGAAAACAAGCAGATTGTGCTGGGACTCAAACGATATAGCTACAAGTTGGGAAATTGTGTCGGGTAAAAAGGGAAATGAAAACTACGAGCAGATCCAAAGCATTCACTACGAATTAACAGAATGGTGAAACTTAAACTTTAACTGTGATTCCCAGAACCCTGCAGTTGTGCTCCTCCTACGACCACTGCGTATGGAGGCGAAACTTTGGCGCTTTCAGGAAGCCCTATGGAATGAATACACAATTGcagccgaaaaacaaaacaaagccaaGGAGCAAGCAGAAGCAAATGCTGATTATATGCAGATGCACCGCGGCACCGAGAGTCACGACAAACAGCACAGAATCTCGAGTTGTTCCGCCTTAGTTGGTCCAAGGTAAACGGCGGCGTCATTAAAAGATGTCCTGCGGCAggcaaacaaaagcaacaacaacgaacgAACAGCAACAACGAGACAAGAACTCTTCAACAAATGGCGTGTGTCCGCAGAATGTCCTTCCCCCCCATCCCCCCCCATCAGTCAGACTTACCAGGAGTAGTCGTAGACCCAAACCGGACGCACCGGTCGACGTGTCTCTACGGAACTGCTCGACGTGAATGCCGTTGCCCCACTTCCTGCTGCCATTGCTGTTGTCGCTGCCACCGCCGGCGTGGTTGTTGTGGTGGCAGTGGAGCAACTGCAGGAGCAACATCGCTGCAACTGACGCCTTCTGGCTGCCAGTCTGGCCAGAGTTCCTCCATTCAGGCCCACACCCATggccattcccattcccattccggGCACCGAGCGGCACTCACTATCGCAGCTGTAGCTCTTTTTCATGACGCGCCTGCGCAACTGGGGTAGATACTCCTCGGACGGCATGGCAGCGGAATCGGCATTAGTTCCGGACTCGCCTGCAGAATCACTTGGATatgcaggagcaggagcagcagcaacagcagcagcggaagCGGAAGCAGTGGCACTGCAGAAGCTGCAACCGCGCTGATACGAATCCTCCGAGGAGCTCATGATGAGCGAATAAGTGCGCGATTGTGGAAAGTGCCCGCCCAAGCAGCTGAGGCGATGTTTCGATTGTTGTTTAGTTTGATGTGTTCAAAGAACTTAAGGAATGGGGCGGGTGTCTAGTGCTTAAGTACAACATATACAATTTACATTCAGTCGGATCTCGCAGTCCTCAACGATCCACTTCTTTTGTACAATAATATACTTAGATCGATTCGGATTGCTGAGAGCAGACTAGCATGGTCTATGTACACAGATTCATGTCAGAGGTTAGTTTCTTGTGGAAAACAGAGTAGCTAAGAAATATAGTTAGTGATACACATACGTAGTACAATCTGTTTGGGGGTCTAGATCTATATTGATAGAGACACTACACTGGGAAAGGTGGATACGGTGCCTCGGAATAGTGACAAAAAGGGGAGTGTGAAGGGTTTGATTAGAGGGGAGATACTTACGCAATCTTCTCGGATGGCGAACGCCAGGGCATCTCGTCGTCGATCTCATCATCACTCTCGTCCCCCTCTTCGCCATCGTCGTTGCCGGCAATGCTGAATGAGGAGGAGGTGAACATGTCGGGCACAGGCAGGATCGAGGGACGTCTACTACCTGAAAATGGGAGTGATGTAGTTTTTCTAAATAGATACGTCATATTTCTGGGGCAACTAAGAAATTATACTTTCCAATCAACGCTGTTAAAACTGGGTTTGGCAACGGAAGGAATAATTCGAATAGATCTTATCCCAAGTAGTTGTAAGACTGGATTTCCTCTTTAAACTTACCCCTCCGCTGGTTGAGCACATCTGGGCTGAGCAGGTTGGGATTGTTGGCAAAGGGCACATCCAGGTGATTGCCCGTGGTGGTCAGTGTGGCCGGGGTGATACTGAGCGAGGTGCCCATGCTGTGGGCACTGCCCAAGCCGAGGCCGCCTCCACCACATCCACCCGATCCGCCCGCCATGCTGGGAGATCCCATCGTCTGGGGCGGTGGCGGCAGGGTCGTTGTGGTTATCGTTGCCGCCGTCTGGGTCACCGTCGTGTCCTTGAGGTTCTGCCTAGAGTCCGAGATTATCACAGCCGTCGGATTTTCGCTAGCTAAATTGGGGCAAAGCAGAAAGTGCAATTAGTCCCGGTCAACTTGACGATCAATATCCATTCTAATTACAACTACTTAGGCGCTTGCTATACAGGATAAAATGTCCACTAATTTCAGCTGAGCGACAAAAATGTGACAGAGAAAAGGGCAAAAAGGCAAGTGGAGCGGGTTCATTGGGGGGAGATTCTACAAGACAAACCTGGGAAAACAACTCGTTAAAAGTCCTCGACAAGCTTGCACTGGCTGGGAAACTTTCGGCAAAGTGATTAAGGTgcaacttggccaaaatgttGTCTTTCCCCTTCTGCCAACAGTTTTTGGTTACTTAATTACAGGGGCGGCTGTGGGAAAGGGGTGAGCTACGATGACGGGTCTAATTTGAACGCACAATAAGCTAGACTATTTCTATGCAGCTAATTTACACGAATTGTTGCGTGAGGTGTACATATTATTTACAGCTAGTTCTACACATCCAAAGctcatgcacacacacacacaaataacaTGGCAAACAGAACGAAGTGCAAAGACAGGCGGAAGAAGAAAATGACGGGCGGAAGTTGAAAAAGTGATGTTTGAGCAAAGACAACTACGAAACGTGAAGAAGAAGCCATGTAAAAAATGAAGCAAACAACAGAAATAGTTTTGCGTAGTGGCAAAAGGAGAAAACAGGAAAAAGTGCGAGGCCAGCGTGGGTGTGGTCATTAGGGTGGAcctttatttaaaattcgttATTTCGACTATCGGTTTTTCaacaaataatatttacaattaCCGCGTGTAAATTACAGTTAAGCTTGAATattagatagatagatatacgTTAAACACGATTTCTTATGCGGTGCATCTTGCACGTTTTAATGGTCCACCCTAGTGTTCATGTATGGGTTTTTTATTTGACTGGTGTATGTGGGAGGAAGGAATGCAGAAATGGGCTTGGATGGCGCCGGATGTGTGCTTTGACATGGGTAGCGAAGAATGTAACATGGGGTGGGGTTTAAAGGCAGCTCAAGCTCCAAAATCGAGACAGCAAGAGAAAAACTGCGAAAGATATATGTGGCTTGGATGTGGGGACGCTGAATCGGTTTTCGGTGAGTGATAGAGTTAGGCAAAGAACGTGAACGAAATATTTGTGATTTGCTTCATTTTTTTGGTAGtatcttttctttttggaTTCCAAAGATGCGGGTTTTGCTTGACTTGCGGGCTTTTTACTTTCGTTTGGGGTTTCGTTAGTTCTGGTGTCACACTCACGCACAAATAGTGATGCAAACTCGCCACTGTCAGGTGTTTGCATTGGTGGATGCGGTtgcggatacggatacggttGCAAGTGGGTGGTGCCGGTGGTGCCACCACCACTATCGTAACTGGGACTGTGgggcacacgcacacaaacagaCGGCACTGGTGGTGGTGCGGCTGCGGCGGTTGAGGTTGcatt carries:
- the LOC6608495 gene encoding potassium channel subfamily T member 2 isoform X1, translated to MSQNLQVSYTALAMSDDNQTCSYSMPSVASPSLNHRLQRNVNFNEDLNDLAGYPPQQLPTAPAVRRFSKSIFQRPRSMSVWSDISRSSMRLDERVRVEYYVNENTFKERLQLYFIKNQRSSLRIRIADLFLKLLSCVLYIIRVILDKNPTFITCYGCEVGNKTEFIISAKLTEEEFQENPIINWDAILWVNRPTVLWVLQLLLAMVSLTQSLVLTYLGYKGNIWQQILSFHFILELVTTIPFALTIVHPPLRNLFIPIFLNCWLAKRSLENMFNDLHRAMQKSQSALSQQLTILSATLLCLVFTSVCGIQHFQRAGHRHLNLFQSTYYVVVTFSTVGYGDFVPDIWPSQLYMVIMICVALIVLPTQFEQLAFTWMERQKLGGSYSSHRAQSEKHVVVCSTTLHADTIMDFLNEFYAHPLLQDFYVVLLSPMELDTTMRMILQVPIWAQRVIYIQGSCLKDGDLARARMNEAEACFILAARNYADKTAADEHTILRSWAVKDFAPNVPQYVQIFRPEHKLHVKFAEHVVCEDEFKYALLANNCTCPGASTLVTLLLHTSRGQEGQQSPEEWHRLYGKCSGNEIYHIVLGDSRFFGEYEGKSFTYASFHSHRKYGVALVGVRPAELPEFYEETILLNPGPRHIMKKDDTCYYMSITKEENSAFVVNQNQTSDPTAAAKEGGGTGGGGGASSSASHHPTAATASENPTAVIISDSRQNLKDTTVTQTAATITTTTLPPPPQTMGSPSMAGGSGGCGGGGLGLGSAHSMGTSLSITPATLTTTGNHLDVPFANNPNLLSPDVLNQRRGSRRPSILPVPDMFTSSSFSIAGNDDGEEGDESDDEIDDEMPWRSPSEKIACLGGHFPQSRTYSLIMSSSEDSYQRGCSFCSATASASAAAVAAAPAPAYPSDSAGESGTNADSAAMPSEEYLPQLRRRVMKKSYSCDSECRSVPGMGMGMAMGVGLNGGTLARLAARRRQLQRCCSCSCSTATTTTTPAVAATTAMAAGSGATAFTSSSSVETRRPVRPVWVYDYSCIVKGFPPVSPFIGVSPTLCYLLKEKKPLCCLQLAQVCEHCSYRNAKEYQWQNKTIILAADYASNGIYNFIIPLRAHFRSKTSLNPIILLLERRPDVAFLDALSYFPLVYWMLGSIDCLDDLLRAGITLAESVVVVNKELSNSAEEDSLSDCNTIVAVQNMFKFFPSIKSITELSQSSNMRFMQFRAHDKYALHLSKMEKREKERGSHISYMFRLPFAAGAVFSASMLDTLLYQAFVKDYVITFVRLLLGIDQAPGSGFLTSMRITKDDMWIRTYGRLYQKLCSTTCEIPIGIYRTQDTSNADTSHVSNSPVERWGPFSAFSRHCVRLRPSYDEETGTPDSTKDSTEMLRGVTYRPPGSATGGASSFRPQPQRQRSVNCLGGCSERKGSSYSINLADEARDNHAQQIERAEIANLVRSRMESLNLPTIDYDDVSEKRNHLSYVIINPSCDLKLEEGDLIYLVRPSPFSAQKTFERHNSRRKSNISFCSNINLGATCGPQMPQMNMNMANTAVGAGSRRGSGIAGLNPMQMQSVQTLAGYGSSSQRCSPPMQQIKSNSLSLPDSPTVVGNQRGRSNSLRIDNDILLRRSSSLRQGLPSVGVSHGRRKSSLEEIGISHFTTLMQATNHSNPIKISLNGSIGMENQISLQVTPPEEPTPMLGVPCVLGGGGGGGINPSGAGSSTGGMLGGGSSLAINTADLGPGPSTSSGASGSLQAQDSLGQQSSQVSSPQHLQGTIV